From Chionomys nivalis chromosome 21, mChiNiv1.1, whole genome shotgun sequence, a single genomic window includes:
- the LOC130863979 gene encoding uncharacterized protein LOC130863979 isoform X1, with product MSVLLRQHLCISLAGLELTEILLPLPPEQKVKSVSHYNLLCFNVLRVSGPGTPPLGEATGTAERSRGPRKGGRVIAPKKARVVQQQKLKNISPRQVTQKPTLLLESLEVGIWKKIEHDVVMKANSSLPKKLTLLKGASKKTGATTSNKTPS from the exons ATGTCTGTCCTTTTAAGACAGCATCTCTGTatctccctggctggcctggaactcacagagatcctcctgcctctgcctcctgagcaaaAGGTCAAAAGTGTGAGCCACTACAACCTGCTTTGCTTTAATGTGTTGAGAGTTTCTGGACCTGGAACTCCACCATTAGGTGAGGCTACAGGGACTGCGGAGCGGAGCCGAGGGCCGAGGAAAGGCG GTCGAGTCATCGCTCCCAAGAAGGCGCGCGTCGTGCAGCAGCAAAAGCTGAAGAAT ATCTCTCCTAGGCAGGTTACCCAGAAGCCTACTCTGCTCCTTGAG AGCTTGGAAGTGGGGATCTGGAAGAAGATTGAGCATGATGTGGTGATGAAGGCCAACTCCAGCCTGCCTAAAAAGCTTACACTGCTGAAGGGTGCATCGAAGAAGACAGGGGCCACCACCTCCAACAAGACACCATcctaa
- the LOC130863979 gene encoding leydig cell tumor 10 kDa protein-like isoform X2 has translation MSVLLRQHLCISLAGLELTEILLPLPPEQKVKSVSHYNLLCFNVLRVSGPGTPPLGEATGTAERSRGPRKGGRVIAPKKARVVQQQKLKNSLEVGIWKKIEHDVVMKANSSLPKKLTLLKGASKKTGATTSNKTPS, from the exons ATGTCTGTCCTTTTAAGACAGCATCTCTGTatctccctggctggcctggaactcacagagatcctcctgcctctgcctcctgagcaaaAGGTCAAAAGTGTGAGCCACTACAACCTGCTTTGCTTTAATGTGTTGAGAGTTTCTGGACCTGGAACTCCACCATTAGGTGAGGCTACAGGGACTGCGGAGCGGAGCCGAGGGCCGAGGAAAGGCG GTCGAGTCATCGCTCCCAAGAAGGCGCGCGTCGTGCAGCAGCAAAAGCTGAAGAAT AGCTTGGAAGTGGGGATCTGGAAGAAGATTGAGCATGATGTGGTGATGAAGGCCAACTCCAGCCTGCCTAAAAAGCTTACACTGCTGAAGGGTGCATCGAAGAAGACAGGGGCCACCACCTCCAACAAGACACCATcctaa